A stretch of Thermotoga sp. SG1 DNA encodes these proteins:
- the carB gene encoding carbamoyl-phosphate synthase large subunit: MPKREDIKKILVIGSGPITIGQAAEFDYSGTQALKALKSVGYEVIIVNSNSATIMTDPEFSDAVYIEPLTVEFLEEIIKKERPDALLPTLGGQTALNLVVELAESGVLDRYGVQLIGAKLESIKKAEDRELFKKTMQEAGLEVLRSRLVNNLTDALETAREFGYPVIIRPSFTLGGTGGGIAFNEEELREIVTKGLIESPVHTVLIEESVIGWKEYELEVVRDGAGNFIVVCSIENLDPMGIHTGDSITVAPSQTLTDVEYQRMRDAAYKVIDAIGIETGGSNIQFAVDPRTGRMVVIEMNPRVSRSSALASKATGYPIAKIAALLAVGFTLDEIPNYITGKTLAAFEPSIDYVVVKIPRFQLEKFPGADPRLNTQMKSVGEVMAIGRTFKEALGKALRSLELDSTPKLDYDHIREHLANPTPERISYIFAAFRNGMDVEEVHELTKIDKWFLGEMKACIDLEEELKEKRLDVEVLKKAKQWGYSDREIAEIWQVSEKEVRKMREKNKIFPVYKMVDTCAAEFEAQTPYYYSTYNGVENEAIPTDKEKIMILGSGPNRIGQGIEFDYTNVHGVWAFQEEGYEVIMVNSNPETVSTDYDTSDRLYFEPLTVEDVLEIVRNEKPKGVVVAFGGQTPLRIARHLVEEGVNIIGTSFESIEIAEDREKFAMLLKRIGLRCPPFGTASSVEEAMKVAEDLGYPVLVRPSYVLGGRAMAIVDTPEELERYVREAAIVSPGYPILIDKFLEDAIELDVDVVSDGKYVWIAGLMEQIEEAGVHSGDSACVLPPVSLSEKLVEEIEKTVHRLIKALKIVGIANIQMAVKDDEIYIIEANPRASRTVPFVSKAIGIPVAKIAAKIMVGRSLPELLSEYFPYPTRPGTKVNKLGDSEILPTPWPRMFSVKEVVIPFHKFPGTDVLLGPEMRSTGEVMGIGEDFVEAFAKAQIAAGNPLPTEGAILATIADRDKRDAIPLLAHLADMGFEIYATRGTAKALQSHGVDVRVVPKVGEGRPDVIDLLEQGKISLVVITQSSDEPSLVAVSHGKDPFKVEGRRTVGYMIRTTALKRKIPYLTTVEALRAAVAAIRKMKKGSIVKVRKLTDTWKM; this comes from the coding sequence ATGCCGAAAAGAGAAGACATAAAGAAGATCCTCGTCATAGGATCCGGCCCGATCACAATCGGTCAGGCTGCCGAGTTCGACTACTCAGGAACACAGGCCCTCAAAGCTCTCAAAAGCGTTGGATACGAAGTGATCATTGTAAACTCCAACTCTGCAACCATAATGACCGATCCGGAATTTTCGGACGCCGTTTACATAGAACCTCTGACAGTTGAATTTCTGGAAGAGATCATAAAAAAAGAAAGACCAGACGCCCTTCTTCCCACCCTCGGAGGACAGACCGCTCTGAACCTTGTCGTGGAACTTGCCGAAAGCGGTGTTCTCGACAGGTACGGGGTTCAGTTGATCGGTGCCAAACTCGAGTCGATCAAGAAGGCTGAAGACAGAGAACTCTTCAAAAAGACCATGCAAGAAGCTGGCCTTGAAGTTCTGAGAAGCAGGCTGGTGAACAACCTCACAGATGCGCTGGAGACGGCAAGGGAATTCGGCTATCCCGTCATTATAAGACCCAGTTTCACACTGGGAGGAACGGGTGGAGGAATTGCCTTCAACGAGGAGGAATTGAGGGAGATCGTCACAAAGGGACTCATAGAAAGTCCCGTACACACCGTTCTCATAGAAGAGTCCGTCATCGGTTGGAAGGAATACGAACTCGAGGTGGTGAGAGATGGAGCGGGAAATTTCATCGTCGTCTGTTCGATAGAGAACCTCGATCCGATGGGAATACATACGGGAGATTCCATCACTGTGGCTCCCTCTCAGACACTCACCGACGTTGAGTACCAGAGAATGAGGGATGCGGCGTACAAGGTCATCGATGCGATAGGAATAGAAACGGGTGGTTCGAACATCCAGTTTGCCGTGGATCCGAGGACCGGAAGAATGGTCGTCATTGAGATGAACCCGAGGGTTTCAAGATCGTCCGCTCTGGCATCGAAGGCAACGGGATACCCCATTGCGAAGATAGCCGCACTACTTGCCGTTGGATTCACTCTCGATGAGATACCGAATTACATCACGGGAAAGACATTGGCGGCCTTTGAACCTTCCATAGACTACGTCGTGGTGAAGATACCGAGGTTCCAGCTCGAAAAATTCCCCGGAGCCGATCCAAGGCTCAACACCCAGATGAAATCCGTCGGAGAAGTGATGGCAATAGGAAGAACCTTCAAGGAGGCATTGGGAAAAGCTTTAAGATCTCTCGAACTCGATTCTACACCGAAACTCGACTACGATCACATAAGAGAACACCTTGCAAATCCAACACCTGAGAGGATTTCTTACATCTTCGCCGCCTTCAGGAACGGAATGGACGTGGAAGAAGTACACGAACTCACAAAGATTGACAAGTGGTTCCTCGGAGAAATGAAAGCCTGTATAGACCTCGAGGAAGAACTGAAGGAAAAAAGGCTTGACGTCGAGGTCCTCAAGAAAGCAAAGCAGTGGGGATATTCCGACAGAGAAATAGCTGAGATCTGGCAGGTCTCCGAAAAAGAAGTGAGGAAGATGAGAGAGAAAAACAAGATATTCCCGGTTTACAAGATGGTAGACACCTGTGCGGCAGAGTTCGAAGCCCAGACTCCGTACTACTACTCAACGTACAACGGGGTGGAAAATGAAGCAATACCCACAGACAAAGAGAAGATCATGATCCTTGGCTCCGGTCCAAACAGGATAGGTCAAGGTATAGAGTTCGATTACACGAACGTTCACGGCGTGTGGGCTTTTCAGGAAGAAGGGTACGAGGTGATCATGGTCAACTCCAACCCGGAGACCGTTTCAACAGATTACGACACCTCCGACAGACTTTACTTTGAGCCCCTCACGGTTGAAGATGTCCTCGAGATCGTGAGAAACGAAAAGCCAAAGGGTGTTGTGGTGGCATTCGGTGGTCAGACTCCTTTGAGGATCGCTAGACACCTTGTGGAAGAAGGTGTGAACATCATAGGAACGAGCTTTGAATCTATAGAGATCGCCGAGGACAGAGAAAAGTTCGCAATGCTTCTCAAAAGAATCGGACTCAGGTGTCCCCCGTTCGGGACGGCATCTTCCGTGGAAGAAGCAATGAAAGTGGCAGAAGATCTTGGATATCCGGTTCTTGTAAGGCCAAGTTACGTTCTTGGAGGAAGGGCCATGGCGATTGTCGACACACCGGAGGAACTGGAAAGATACGTCAGGGAAGCGGCGATCGTTTCCCCGGGATATCCCATACTGATAGACAAGTTCTTAGAGGATGCGATAGAGCTCGATGTGGATGTTGTGTCGGATGGAAAGTACGTGTGGATAGCGGGTTTGATGGAACAGATCGAGGAAGCGGGAGTTCACTCCGGAGATTCGGCTTGTGTTCTTCCACCGGTGAGTCTTTCGGAAAAACTCGTTGAAGAAATAGAGAAAACCGTTCACAGACTGATAAAGGCATTGAAAATAGTAGGAATCGCGAACATACAGATGGCGGTAAAGGACGACGAAATTTACATAATAGAGGCAAATCCACGAGCATCAAGAACCGTTCCGTTCGTGAGCAAAGCGATCGGAATTCCTGTGGCAAAGATCGCTGCCAAGATCATGGTGGGAAGGTCTCTTCCAGAACTTCTTTCCGAGTACTTCCCCTATCCGACGAGGCCGGGAACAAAGGTGAACAAACTGGGAGACAGCGAGATCCTTCCCACACCGTGGCCGAGAATGTTCTCTGTGAAGGAAGTGGTGATACCGTTTCACAAGTTCCCCGGCACAGACGTTCTTCTGGGCCCTGAGATGCGCTCCACAGGAGAGGTCATGGGAATAGGGGAGGATTTTGTAGAGGCTTTTGCGAAGGCACAGATCGCTGCGGGAAATCCACTTCCAACGGAAGGTGCCATCCTTGCAACGATTGCAGACAGAGACAAAAGAGACGCCATCCCGCTTCTTGCACACCTTGCGGACATGGGATTCGAGATCTACGCAACCAGAGGAACGGCAAAGGCACTTCAGTCCCATGGAGTGGATGTCAGGGTTGTTCCCAAAGTGGGTGAAGGAAGGCCGGATGTAATCGATCTTCTGGAGCAGGGGAAGATCTCTCTTGTAGTGATCACCCAGTCCAGCGATGAACCCTCACTCGTTGCGGTCTCACACGGGAAAGATCCCTTCAAGGTAGAGGGAAGAAGAACGGTGGGATACATGATAAGAACCACAGCGCTGAAGAGAAAGATACCTTACCTGACAACGGTGGAGGCACTCAGGGCGGCGGTGGCGGCGATCAGAAAGATGAAGAAGGGTTCGATCGTGAAGGTGAGAAAACTCACCGACACATGGAAAATGTGA
- the carA gene encoding glutamine-hydrolyzing carbamoyl-phosphate synthase small subunit, which yields MKALLALEDGSFFFGQSLGVEGETFGELVFNTGMTGYQEVLTDPSYTGQIVVMTYPEIGIYGVNEEDVESDGIKVAGFVVYRGVSVPSNWRATMSFPDYLKKHNIVAIEGVDTRALTRKIRVKGAMKGAISTVDLDPKSLIRRVKESPGIVGRDLVGLVSPKEITVENEEGEFSVVVLDSGVKWGILRDLKRVGARVIRVPYGVDIDDIKKLNPDGVLISNGPGDPAVLLKTVRLIRDLLKEEIPLAGICLGHQLLGLAIGARTYKMKFGHRGINHPVKDLRSGRVLITTHNHGFAVDPKSFGLPELGSEDQDANVLTSNLQKISVLEGTSPQGIKVEVTHISLNDGTMEGMRLVDYPAFSVQYHPEASPGPHDAKYFFEEFKRLIKEVR from the coding sequence ATGAAAGCGCTTCTTGCTCTGGAAGACGGATCGTTTTTTTTTGGACAGAGTTTGGGTGTCGAGGGAGAAACCTTCGGTGAACTGGTCTTCAACACGGGAATGACCGGCTATCAGGAAGTTCTCACGGATCCCTCCTACACAGGCCAGATCGTTGTGATGACCTACCCTGAGATAGGAATCTACGGAGTGAACGAAGAGGATGTAGAGTCAGACGGGATAAAGGTTGCGGGATTCGTGGTCTACAGAGGCGTGTCCGTTCCTTCCAACTGGAGAGCCACCATGTCCTTTCCGGATTATCTGAAAAAACACAACATAGTCGCCATCGAAGGCGTGGACACGAGGGCCCTAACAAGAAAGATCCGTGTGAAAGGAGCTATGAAAGGCGCTATATCCACTGTAGATCTGGACCCGAAGTCTTTGATCAGACGCGTGAAAGAAAGTCCAGGAATAGTGGGAAGAGATCTGGTCGGTCTTGTCTCTCCAAAAGAGATCACTGTGGAAAACGAAGAGGGAGAATTTTCGGTCGTTGTACTGGACTCTGGAGTAAAGTGGGGTATCCTCAGAGATCTGAAGAGGGTAGGAGCACGGGTGATAAGGGTTCCCTATGGTGTGGACATAGATGACATCAAAAAGCTCAACCCGGACGGCGTTCTCATCTCCAATGGTCCCGGAGACCCTGCCGTCCTGCTGAAGACTGTCCGTCTGATAAGAGACCTTCTGAAGGAGGAAATACCCCTTGCGGGGATCTGTCTTGGACATCAACTCCTCGGCCTTGCGATAGGTGCCAGAACCTACAAGATGAAGTTCGGACACAGAGGGATCAACCATCCGGTGAAAGATCTGAGAAGTGGACGTGTTCTGATCACCACCCACAACCACGGCTTTGCGGTGGATCCAAAGAGTTTTGGCCTTCCAGAACTTGGAAGCGAAGATCAGGATGCGAACGTTCTCACCAGCAACCTTCAGAAGATATCCGTTCTTGAGGGAACCAGTCCGCAGGGAATAAAAGTTGAGGTAACCCACATCTCTCTCAACGATGGTACGATGGAAGGAATGAGGCTGGTTGATTATCCAGCCTTTTCTGTTCAATATCACCCCGAGGCCTCTCCCGGACCTCACGATGCGAAGTACTTCTTTGAAGAGTTCAAACGCCTCATAAAGGAGGTAAGGTAA
- a CDS encoding PHP domain-containing protein yields MKDSVEWLLCDFHVHTNMSDGHLSLEEVVDLFGRHGVDVIAITDHVLDRETLERRKKNNEPLGTITEDRFQDYLKKLWKEQKRAWEEYRMILIPGVEITNNTGLYHILAIDVKEYVDPSLPVEEIVERLKEQNALVIAAHPDRKKQDEEHLSWYLWVNMERFKDMFDAWEVANRDDLFNSIGVKKYRYVANSDFHEMWHVYSWKTLIRSERNVEAIKEAIRKNTDVAIYLMREKT; encoded by the coding sequence ATGAAGGATTCTGTGGAATGGCTTCTGTGCGATTTTCATGTGCACACGAACATGAGCGATGGGCACCTTTCTCTGGAAGAGGTGGTGGATCTGTTCGGAAGGCATGGAGTGGATGTGATTGCAATAACAGACCACGTTCTGGACAGAGAGACACTCGAAAGGAGAAAGAAAAACAACGAACCACTTGGAACCATCACCGAGGACAGATTCCAGGATTATTTAAAAAAACTCTGGAAGGAGCAGAAGAGAGCCTGGGAAGAGTACAGGATGATTCTGATTCCAGGTGTTGAGATCACGAACAACACGGGTCTTTATCACATTCTTGCCATAGATGTGAAGGAGTACGTGGATCCTTCTCTTCCGGTTGAGGAGATCGTGGAAAGGCTGAAAGAGCAGAACGCACTGGTTATAGCGGCACATCCAGATAGAAAAAAACAGGACGAAGAACACCTCTCCTGGTATCTCTGGGTGAACATGGAGCGTTTCAAAGACATGTTCGATGCCTGGGAGGTGGCGAATCGAGATGATCTTTTCAACTCGATCGGTGTGAAAAAATACCGGTACGTGGCAAACTCCGATTTCCATGAGATGTGGCATGTGTATTCCTGGAAGACCTTGATCAGATCGGAAAGAAATGTGGAGGCGATCAAGGAAGCGATAAGGAAGAACACGGATGTGGCGATCTATCTGATGAGAGAAAAGACTTGA
- the dps gene encoding DNA protection during starvation protein, with amino-acid sequence MARVAREMVEKAGVDVDRLLELLIKNAAAELTTYYYYTILRANLIGLEGETLKEITEVARIEDRNHFEALVPRIYELGGKLPDCMKEFHDLSACPPARLPDNPTVQEILKVLVAAERCAVRGYTEICNMTAGKDHRTYELSLAILNEEIEHESWFSEFLGEGPSGHFMRHGETSPFVSKFLK; translated from the coding sequence ATGGCGAGAGTGGCGAGGGAAATGGTCGAAAAGGCAGGGGTCGATGTGGATCGTTTGCTGGAGCTTTTGATAAAGAACGCAGCGGCAGAACTCACAACTTATTACTATTACACCATTCTGAGGGCAAATCTCATTGGGCTTGAAGGAGAGACTCTCAAAGAGATCACAGAAGTAGCCAGAATTGAAGACAGAAACCACTTTGAGGCGCTCGTTCCCAGAATCTACGAACTCGGAGGCAAGCTTCCAGATTGCATGAAAGAGTTCCACGACCTTTCTGCGTGTCCTCCTGCAAGACTTCCAGACAATCCAACCGTTCAGGAGATATTGAAGGTACTCGTTGCCGCTGAAAGGTGTGCAGTGAGAGGTTACACAGAAATATGCAACATGACGGCAGGAAAAGACCACAGAACCTATGAACTTTCTCTTGCAATTTTGAACGAAGAGATCGAGCACGAGTCCTGGTTCTCCGAGTTCTTGGGAGAAGGCCCTTCCGGGCACTTCATGAGACATGGGGAAACCTCGCCATTCGTCTCGAAATTTCTCAAGTGA
- the corA gene encoding magnesium/cobalt transporter CorA, which yields MEDRVLPIKKGLPPGTLVYTGKHREDFEIEVMSYSPEEFREFRTANVEDVLSFKDSMATTWINIVGVHRTDVVERIGEHFGIHPLVLEDILNVNQRPKIEFFDEYVFLVLKMITYDENSSELISEQVSLILTKNCVLTFQEKKGDVFEPVRERIRHNKGVIRKRKSDYLLYSLVDALVDNYFVLLERIDDETEILEKEVLEMSAEDTVQKIYLLKRNLIELRKTIWPLREILNAITKGESSLIKEETLPYFKDVYDHTIRIADTVETFRDIVSGLLDVYLSNMSNKTNEVMKVLTIIATIFMPLTFIAGIYGMNFEYMPELGWKWGYPVVLIVMGVIAFWMVVYFKKKKWL from the coding sequence ATGGAAGATCGTGTTTTGCCCATCAAGAAAGGTCTTCCTCCGGGGACGCTCGTTTATACAGGAAAGCACAGAGAAGACTTTGAGATCGAAGTGATGAGTTACTCCCCTGAGGAATTCAGAGAGTTCAGGACGGCAAACGTTGAAGATGTTCTTTCTTTCAAAGATTCTATGGCAACTACCTGGATAAACATCGTTGGTGTTCACAGAACAGACGTTGTAGAAAGAATAGGAGAACACTTTGGGATACACCCCCTTGTTCTGGAGGATATCCTCAACGTTAACCAGAGACCGAAGATCGAATTCTTCGATGAGTACGTGTTTCTCGTACTGAAAATGATCACCTACGATGAGAATTCCTCCGAACTTATCTCAGAGCAGGTCAGTCTGATCCTCACGAAAAACTGTGTTCTCACGTTCCAGGAAAAGAAGGGAGACGTATTCGAGCCTGTGAGAGAAAGGATAAGGCACAACAAAGGAGTTATAAGAAAGAGAAAATCAGACTATCTTCTTTACTCTCTGGTGGACGCGCTGGTGGACAACTACTTCGTCCTACTGGAGAGGATCGACGACGAGACCGAGATACTGGAAAAAGAAGTTCTGGAAATGTCCGCAGAGGACACAGTCCAGAAAATATATCTGTTGAAGAGAAACCTCATAGAACTGAGGAAGACGATCTGGCCTTTGAGGGAGATTCTGAACGCAATAACTAAAGGCGAATCTTCTCTCATCAAAGAGGAAACGCTTCCTTATTTCAAAGACGTCTATGATCACACCATCCGGATCGCAGACACCGTGGAAACATTCAGGGATATCGTGAGTGGCCTTCTGGACGTGTACCTTTCGAACATGAGCAACAAGACGAACGAGGTGATGAAGGTTCTCACCATAATAGCAACGATCTTCATGCCCCTCACCTTCATAGCGGGCATCTACGGTATGAACTTCGAGTACATGCCAGAACTCGGGTGGAAATGGGG